The Caldicellulosiruptor acetigenus DNA window TATATCATAAAGTCTTATTTCTGTTGAAATTATCTCATGCAGAACATCTGTAGCCTTTATATCCCCATTTTTTGTTATCAAATATGCTATGCTCATAATTGTTTCGGTGATTTTGGAAAGTTCATATTGTTTTTTAAAAAGTTCTATTCCTTCTTTAAGAGCAAGAAGCTTTTCTTTCTTTTCGGCTTGTAAAGACTCTATGAATTTTTGCTGACCGCTCACTAAAATATCATTTAAAACTGAGATAGACTTTTTTACAGAGTCAAACATATTAGCCAGCATCTTTTGCGTATTGGTAACAGCTGTTTCAATTTTCTCATAAGTTTTAGCTCTGTCAAGAAGAGTACCTACGAAAGAGGAAATTGCCAGTATGAGCTTTATATCTGTTTCAGTGTAGCTAATAGTAAAGAGTGCAGCATTATTTTCGTCTAATTTTATATTTGGTTTTGCTTTCTTATTAATTACCTGCAACACTCCTAAGAGATTGTTACTAAAATCAAATATGGGAGCGGTTATGGTATTGATTGTAATATAATGTAAACTCTTGTCAAAGAATTTGAACTGTCTAAATTCGTGATTTTCAGGCAAATTTAAGGTATCGTTTATTACAACAGGTTTTTGATATACTGCGGCATATCCGCAAAGGCTAATTGGGGAAATAGGCAGGGAATATCCTAAATAGAATTCAAAGTTAACAGACAGATTTTTTGTAGCTCTTATAACAAGTTTTTCTTCTTGGTCTATCGTTTCCTTTAGATAAATTGTTGCACCGTCGCTTCCAGTCAGTTCTATGCAGGCATCAATGCTCATAAGAAGTATTTCATTTATATCTTTTTCAGAAGAGGTAGTAACGATAAAACTACTAAAACGTTCAATTGTATTTTTAAGCTTTGTAATCTGTTCATATACCTCAAGCATGTCAAACTCACCGAGATTTTACTGTTGTGTATATTAAAATTATCTCAAAAATTTGGATAGGTTTCAATGTAAAAAACAAAAATAAAATTTACATAGATTTGTAATAATATCATAATGTGAATTACATAAATATTGGATATAATGTTATTGTGTAAAAAATCATCTCATTTTAGAAAGGGGTTGGAGGAGTGTGAAAGGGTATTGCAAAAAGCTGTTGGCAAGTTTTCTGGTGATAGTTTTTATGATTTCTATTTTTAGCACAATTTCTTTTTCTCAAGAACAATCAAACACAATTTTTTCTGACCTTCCTCAAAATCATTGGGCTTACAATGCGGTGAAATTCATGGTAGAAAGAGGAATTATAACAGGTTATCCGGACAACACATTCAGACCTGACAATCCAGTCACAAGAGCAGAATTTGCAAGGATTATGGTAATAAGTTTGAATCTTCCAATCAAAGTGACAGATAATCCATCCTTTAGAGATGTTCCAAAAGACCACTGGGCATATCCTTATGTAGAAACTGCAAAATATTATTTAACAGGTTTTAGAACTCAAAATGGCGACTACTTTAAACCATCTGATTATGCGGTAAGAGAGGATATGGCAGTTGCTCTTGTAAAAGCAAAGGGACTACAGAATGAAAATGTTGACATGAATATTTTAAACAACTACATTGACAAAGACCAGATATCAAAGAATCTTGTTAAATATGTTGCAATTGCCATTGCAAAAGGTATCATGGTAGGAAGCCCAGTTCCAAATTCTAATCAATATAAATTCGAACCACAAGGAATTCTTACCCGTGCTCAGGCAGCAGTACTATTGTACAACGTTATTAATACTCAATCAACCGAAGAAAAAGTTACCTATGATGATAATTCCTCATCAGGTTCTAATCAGCAATATACTTATCCTGTACCAAATGTTACCGCCTATACAAAGGGGGACAGAGTTGTCCTGATATGGAATAGAATAAATGATAGAAAACTGAAAGGATACGCAGTTGTTATCTCAAAGAACAATAGCCAGCCGGGATATCCGCAAGATGGTTATCTGACTATACTGTCGGACAGAAACGCTAATTATATAGAAATTGGAGTAAATTCAAAGTATAATGGTGGCGACTTTGGAGTTTATGTGAAAAGCGGAGAAGAGTATTATTTCAGTGTTACAGCAATTTATGAAGGGAATGTTTATGTAAAAGGCAATGCTATAAAAATGAGAATGCCAGTTATACCAAATTATTTTGAAAAACCTTCTGTAAAGTATGAATATAGAGACAATAAATTTGTTTTGAGCTGGCAGCCTATAAATGATTCACGACTTGTAGGATATTGGGTTGTGATATCTAAAAAGACAAGTGAACCTAAATATCCAGACAATGGTTATCTTGTTTTTATCAATGACAGAAATACAACCCAGATTGTAATTGACAACACAATTCCTTACAAAGGTGGAGATTTTGGCGAGTATTTAAAAGATGGTGAAGAATATTATTTTAGTGTAACAGCTCAGTATCAAGATAGACTCATCCCTGGGAATAGCATCAAGGCCATTTATTACTCTAATTTAGAGATTGCAAAGTTAAGACCAAAGTTGCAGGCAAAAACAGTAAGATGGTGGGGACAATCGTATATTAACTTAAAATGGGACAAAATAGACAATGATAAGCTTCAAGGGTACAGAGTTGTTGTATCTGATTCAAACCCATCACCTGACTTCAATAAAGACGGTTTGCTTGCAGCAATTTCGGATAGAAACATAACTTCAATAAATGTCAAAGCAAAAGATAAGTATTTGATAAATGGGGAATATAAAGAACTCAAGAAAGGACATTACTATTACTTTACAGTTTATGCCATCTACTCAGATAGAATAGTGGGTGGCAATGTAATTAAAGTAAAGATACCATAAAAAGCCAAAGGAGCAGACAAAATCTTGTGGTCTGCTCCTTAAATTTATTTTTTATTAATCACTACTTTATCTTCTCCAGCTTTTCCTTCACACTTTTCAAGTCCCTGTAAAAATCCTCTCTTTTGCCTGGGTCTCTTAAAAGTGCTGCTGGATGGTATGTAGCCATAATCCAAAAACCACCTTTTTCAAACCACTTCCCCCTGTCTTGGGTGATTTTAAGGTCTTTGCCAAGAATATATTTCATAGCTGTTGCACCAAGACAGACAATTATTTTTGGTGCGATGAGTTTTATCTGGGCTCTCAAAAAAGGCAGGCAGTTTTGAGCTTCAACCTCTGTTGGAACACGGTTGTTTGGAGGTCTACACTTTAGAATGTTGCAGATATAAAAATCTTTTTCTCTTGAAAGCTCCAAAGAGGTCAAAGCCAAGTCTAAAAACTTTCCTGCCCTGCCCACAAAAGGTTTCCCTTGCTTGTCTTCTTCCTCACCAGGAGCTTCACCTACAAACACAAGCTTTGCATTTTTGTTGCCATCACCCACAACAACGTTTGTACGATTTTTGGAAATAGGGCACTTTTCACATGAAAGACACGCACTTTCAAGCTCTTCCCATGTCAGCATATCTTTTCACCACATCTTTGAAGATTTCCAAAGCTTTATCTATGTGAGTTTTTTGAACAATCAAAGGTGGAGCAAATCTTATTACGTTTCCACCTCCGCAACTGCTTGTCAAAAGTCCGGCTAAAGCTAACTCTTTTACAAGTTCTTTCACAGGGAAAGAAAATTCAACACCTATTAAAAGGCCCAAACCTCTGACATCTACCATAAAATCGAATTGTTCTTTTAGCTCAAGAAGCTTTTGTCTTAGGTAATTCCCCATCACATTTACATTTTCAATTATATTTTCTTCTTCAATTATTCTCAACACCTCTAAAGCTGCTCTTGTTGCAAGCAAATTTCCACCAAAGGTTGAGCCATGCTCACCTGGTTCAAATGTAGCAACCTCTTTTTTGCAAAGCATAGCTCCAATCGGCACACCATTTCCAAGCCCTTTTGCAAGAGTAATTATGTCAGGAGTTATATCATACTGCTCAAAACAAAAAAGACTGCCGCACCTACCAATACCTGTTTGAACCTCGTCAATTACAAATAAAAGCCCATGTTCTTTGCAAAGGCTATAAAGCTTTTGTACAAACTCTTTTGAAAGCACCTTTATTCCGCCTTCTGCCTGAACAAGTTCAATCATAACCGCTGCTGTTTTGTCATCTATAGCACTTTTTATCTTTTCAATGTCTGCCTCAACGTTTATAAATCCTTCTGGCATTGGCTCAAATGGCTTTTGATACTTCTTTTGACCTGTTGCAGCGGTTGTTGCAAGTGTTCTTCCATGGAATGAATTTTCAAGTGTAATTATTTTATATTTAGAAAGCCCTTTTTTATAAAAATAATTTCTCACAAGCTTTATGGCAGCCTCGTTCGCCTCAGCGCCGGAGTTACAGAAAAATACCTTGTCAAATTTAGAAACTTCAGCAAGTTTTTTTGCCAAAAGTGCTTGAGGTTCAATGTAAAACAGGCTTGATGTGTGTATGAGCCTTTCAATCTGAGCCTTTAAAGCAGCCACAAATTTTGGATGACTGTGCCCTAAATTGCACACAGAAATTCCAGAGATAAAATCAAGATACTCTTTGTTTTGGCTGTCATAAAGAATACACCCTTCTCCTCTTTCAAAAGCAAGTGGTATCCGACTGCCAAACACGTTGACATAGTACTGTGAATCATAAGAGATTATTTCATCTATGTTCATAATTTTGCTCCCTCACTAAAAATTTTTTAATAATTATACATCAATATTTATATTTATTCAACTTCAGCTGACTTTTTGCCTTTGAAGATTTTATAGACAACATAACCCACAATTGCAGCAATTATTAAGGCTAATATGAGATAGTCAAAGCCTTTTAAATGCTCTTCAATTGACTTCCAGTTATCGCCAAGTTTTTTACCAAGATAGACAAAAAGCAAACACCAAGGAAATGACCCAAGGATTGTGTAGATACAAAACTTTACAAAGTTCATCTTTGCAATACCAGCAGGAAGCGAGATAAATGTCCTTATGACAGGCAGAAGCCTGCTCAAAAATATAGTAATTTCCCCTCTTTTTTGAAAAAATTTTTCTGCTCTTTCAAAGTCGTGCTTTGAGATAAAAAAGTATTTGCCGTACTTGAGTATAAATGGTCTTCCGCCAAAGTACCCTACTACATAGGCTATTATGGAGCCGGCAAGACCTCCTAAGGTAGCAACAATAGTCATGGAAAGCACGCTTCCAATTCCTTTGTATGCGAGGTATCCACCAAGCGGCAGGATGACCTCAGAGGGTATTGGAATGCAGGCAGACTCAAGCGTCATCCCTATGAATATGCCTA harbors:
- a CDS encoding GAF domain-containing protein, encoding MLEVYEQITKLKNTIERFSSFIVTTSSEKDINEILLMSIDACIELTGSDGATIYLKETIDQEEKLVIRATKNLSVNFEFYLGYSLPISPISLCGYAAVYQKPVVINDTLNLPENHEFRQFKFFDKSLHYITINTITAPIFDFSNNLLGVLQVINKKAKPNIKLDENNAALFTISYTETDIKLILAISSFVGTLLDRAKTYEKIETAVTNTQKMLANMFDSVKKSISVLNDILVSGQQKFIESLQAEKKEKLLALKEGIELFKKQYELSKITETIMSIAYLITKNGDIKATDVLHEIISTEIRLYDIPVKVNENEYVIFLHNVDIIKARMIAKRIERKVFEKLRLNDMPSSSLKFHWSFYELKPDEEKSIEEILNYLQKIAKESEGEIIT
- a CDS encoding S-layer homology domain-containing protein, producing the protein MKGYCKKLLASFLVIVFMISIFSTISFSQEQSNTIFSDLPQNHWAYNAVKFMVERGIITGYPDNTFRPDNPVTRAEFARIMVISLNLPIKVTDNPSFRDVPKDHWAYPYVETAKYYLTGFRTQNGDYFKPSDYAVREDMAVALVKAKGLQNENVDMNILNNYIDKDQISKNLVKYVAIAIAKGIMVGSPVPNSNQYKFEPQGILTRAQAAVLLYNVINTQSTEEKVTYDDNSSSGSNQQYTYPVPNVTAYTKGDRVVLIWNRINDRKLKGYAVVISKNNSQPGYPQDGYLTILSDRNANYIEIGVNSKYNGGDFGVYVKSGEEYYFSVTAIYEGNVYVKGNAIKMRMPVIPNYFEKPSVKYEYRDNKFVLSWQPINDSRLVGYWVVISKKTSEPKYPDNGYLVFINDRNTTQIVIDNTIPYKGGDFGEYLKDGEEYYFSVTAQYQDRLIPGNSIKAIYYSNLEIAKLRPKLQAKTVRWWGQSYINLKWDKIDNDKLQGYRVVVSDSNPSPDFNKDGLLAAISDRNITSINVKAKDKYLINGEYKELKKGHYYYFTVYAIYSDRIVGGNVIKVKIP
- a CDS encoding uracil-DNA glycosylase, with protein sequence MLTWEELESACLSCEKCPISKNRTNVVVGDGNKNAKLVFVGEAPGEEEDKQGKPFVGRAGKFLDLALTSLELSREKDFYICNILKCRPPNNRVPTEVEAQNCLPFLRAQIKLIAPKIIVCLGATAMKYILGKDLKITQDRGKWFEKGGFWIMATYHPAALLRDPGKREDFYRDLKSVKEKLEKIK
- a CDS encoding aspartate aminotransferase family protein, yielding MNIDEIISYDSQYYVNVFGSRIPLAFERGEGCILYDSQNKEYLDFISGISVCNLGHSHPKFVAALKAQIERLIHTSSLFYIEPQALLAKKLAEVSKFDKVFFCNSGAEANEAAIKLVRNYFYKKGLSKYKIITLENSFHGRTLATTAATGQKKYQKPFEPMPEGFINVEADIEKIKSAIDDKTAAVMIELVQAEGGIKVLSKEFVQKLYSLCKEHGLLFVIDEVQTGIGRCGSLFCFEQYDITPDIITLAKGLGNGVPIGAMLCKKEVATFEPGEHGSTFGGNLLATRAALEVLRIIEEENIIENVNVMGNYLRQKLLELKEQFDFMVDVRGLGLLIGVEFSFPVKELVKELALAGLLTSSCGGGNVIRFAPPLIVQKTHIDKALEIFKDVVKRYADMGRA
- a CDS encoding DedA family protein; protein product: MEFIKQIFISIAEYLSQFGHLGIFIGMTLESACIPIPSEVILPLGGYLAYKGIGSVLSMTIVATLGGLAGSIIAYVVGYFGGRPFILKYGKYFFISKHDFERAEKFFQKRGEITIFLSRLLPVIRTFISLPAGIAKMNFVKFCIYTILGSFPWCLLFVYLGKKLGDNWKSIEEHLKGFDYLILALIIAAIVGYVVYKIFKGKKSAEVE